The following proteins are encoded in a genomic region of Herminiimonas arsenicoxydans:
- a CDS encoding Putative outer membrane efflux protein (Evidence 3 : Function proposed based on presence of conserved amino acid motif, structural feature or limited homology; Product type pt : putative transporter) translates to MFLRIQARLNHQLRTLCRIGVLLALALGLSLAHAQPNGLTLNQALQLSLQRSSLTKAASASVSASRESAAKADQLPDPMLKVGIDNLPMSGPDRYSTTNDSMTMRRVGIEQQWVSADKRAARSERAQRAVEMEESAYLESVAKVREETAKAWINVLYGQRTLALVSAMEKEAAEDLNAVNAAHRGAKAAASDVMQTQLTLSQAQDATRKNTQDLRNARLALSRWTGMPAATVSDETPKLTSHVPGLPVEELEKYHPILLTARRAINLADADSTVATRESNPGWSLEAAYSQRGSQYPNMVSFGISIPLAVNRAQRQNRDIAEKSALGTKARMQYEEALRDLQTEIENQSSTLESLKGRVTQLNTQLLPAASQQVELATAAYRSGAGSLSAVFNAKKMLLERRLQIVELEKEAALTWAALEYHVVPHDMVPAGEMQ, encoded by the coding sequence ATGTTTTTGCGTATCCAAGCGCGACTGAATCATCAGTTGCGCACTCTATGCCGAATCGGCGTTTTATTGGCACTGGCTTTGGGCTTGTCTCTAGCTCACGCCCAGCCCAACGGGCTCACATTAAACCAGGCATTGCAGTTGTCACTGCAGCGCTCATCACTAACCAAGGCCGCTAGTGCATCGGTGTCGGCCAGTCGTGAATCCGCAGCAAAAGCCGATCAGTTACCTGACCCGATGCTGAAAGTCGGCATCGACAATTTACCGATGAGCGGCCCCGACCGTTACAGCACGACCAACGATTCCATGACCATGCGTCGGGTCGGCATCGAACAGCAATGGGTCTCTGCCGACAAGCGTGCTGCACGGTCCGAGCGTGCGCAACGCGCCGTCGAGATGGAAGAAAGTGCTTATCTGGAAAGTGTTGCCAAGGTGCGGGAAGAGACTGCCAAGGCATGGATCAATGTTCTTTACGGTCAGCGCACATTGGCATTAGTGAGTGCGATGGAAAAAGAAGCGGCCGAAGACCTGAATGCAGTCAATGCTGCGCATCGCGGTGCCAAGGCAGCAGCCTCGGACGTGATGCAGACGCAACTGACACTTTCGCAAGCACAGGATGCAACGCGCAAGAACACACAGGATTTGCGGAATGCACGACTCGCACTAAGTCGCTGGACCGGCATGCCTGCCGCAACTGTCAGCGACGAGACTCCCAAGCTGACTTCACATGTGCCTGGATTGCCAGTAGAAGAACTTGAAAAATATCACCCGATCTTATTGACGGCGCGTCGCGCAATCAATCTGGCTGACGCCGACAGCACCGTTGCGACCCGCGAAAGCAATCCGGGCTGGTCGCTTGAAGCAGCTTACAGTCAGCGCGGCAGTCAGTATCCAAACATGGTGTCTTTTGGCATCAGCATTCCTCTTGCCGTTAATCGTGCGCAGAGACAGAACCGCGACATCGCGGAAAAATCTGCCCTGGGTACCAAAGCACGCATGCAGTACGAAGAGGCATTGCGTGACCTGCAGACTGAAATCGAGAATCAGTCATCCACACTGGAAAGTCTTAAAGGACGCGTTACGCAACTCAATACGCAATTGCTGCCGGCCGCATCGCAGCAGGTGGAATTGGCAACGGCTGCGTATCGCTCGGGAGCGGGCAGTTTGAGTGCAGTTTTCAATGCAAAAAAGATGTTGTTGGAACGACGGCTTCAAATAGTAGAACTTGAAAAAGAAGCGGCGCTGACTTGGGCAGCGCTTGAATATCACGTAGTTCCACATGACATGGTGCCTGCAGGAGAAATGCAATGA
- a CDS encoding putative Cation efflux system protein cusB precursor (Evidence 3 : Function proposed based on presence of conserved amino acid motif, structural feature or limited homology; PubMedId : 20461235, 21125583, 11283292, 11399769, 12813074; Product type pt : putative transporter) → MKFKSTSTLKAIILVVIGAGLVFGGYWLGTQRSMKGASTSAAASTERVDPKTGRKILYWHDPMVPGNKFDKPGKSPFMDMQLVPVYADEGSDDAGVKISPSLQQNLGIRFATVRREEVRDAFEVVGTTQFDESATEVVQSRVTGYIDKLYARSPMQRIKRGEAIASIFVPDWIAPQEEYLALKRGGNTELMAAARQRMRAMSIPDGLINQADRTGQSQQHFTLTSPVTGVITELSVRDGAMVAPGMTIAKVAGLNKVWLVAEVPEALSNVVRSGMTVEATFSGDANRKYSGKVREILPGISTATRTLQARLELDNRDGSLTPGMLMRVRLNADKSVSKLLVPSEAVIANGKQSIVLVVGENNSMQPVVVTIGRDIGSDTEILNGLSDGQKVVASGQFLIDSEASLKSVLPKFAGTKQTMQPVAASVYRGIGTVEKVTPKALTLSHKPIPELEWGAMTMDFNKLRPELFGEIKAGQEVEFSFKENDDGYLLETVKPFGGKQ, encoded by the coding sequence ATGAAATTCAAATCCACATCCACATTGAAAGCGATTATCTTGGTAGTGATAGGCGCTGGCCTCGTCTTTGGCGGGTATTGGTTAGGTACGCAAAGAAGTATGAAGGGCGCGTCGACATCTGCTGCAGCGAGCACAGAGAGAGTCGATCCGAAGACAGGTCGCAAAATCCTGTACTGGCATGACCCTATGGTCCCAGGAAATAAGTTTGATAAACCAGGTAAAAGTCCTTTCATGGATATGCAGTTGGTCCCGGTCTACGCTGATGAAGGTTCAGATGATGCCGGAGTAAAAATTAGTCCTTCGCTTCAACAGAATCTGGGCATCCGCTTTGCAACCGTAAGGCGCGAAGAAGTACGTGACGCATTCGAAGTAGTCGGGACGACGCAGTTCGATGAGAGTGCAACGGAAGTCGTGCAAAGCCGGGTTACCGGATATATAGACAAACTGTATGCCCGCTCGCCCATGCAGCGCATCAAGCGCGGCGAAGCTATTGCTTCAATTTTCGTTCCCGACTGGATTGCGCCGCAAGAGGAATATCTGGCGCTCAAGCGTGGCGGCAATACCGAGCTGATGGCAGCCGCCAGGCAAAGAATGCGCGCGATGTCTATTCCTGATGGATTGATAAACCAGGCGGACCGTACAGGACAATCCCAACAGCACTTTACGCTGACATCGCCTGTAACAGGTGTCATCACAGAACTATCAGTACGCGATGGCGCCATGGTCGCTCCCGGCATGACCATTGCAAAAGTCGCTGGCTTGAATAAGGTTTGGCTGGTAGCAGAAGTCCCTGAGGCATTGAGCAATGTAGTCCGCTCTGGTATGACAGTAGAAGCCACATTCTCAGGTGACGCGAATAGAAAATACAGCGGCAAGGTTCGCGAAATTCTGCCGGGCATCAGCACTGCGACACGCACCTTGCAAGCTAGACTGGAACTGGATAATCGTGATGGCAGCCTCACGCCAGGCATGCTGATGCGCGTTCGCCTGAATGCCGACAAATCCGTTTCAAAGCTTCTGGTTCCAAGCGAAGCAGTGATTGCAAACGGCAAGCAATCCATTGTTCTGGTGGTTGGCGAAAACAACAGCATGCAACCTGTAGTTGTGACGATAGGACGGGATATCGGGAGCGATACCGAAATTCTAAATGGCTTGAGCGACGGACAGAAGGTAGTCGCCTCGGGACAATTCCTGATCGATTCGGAAGCCAGTCTGAAGTCGGTATTACCCAAGTTTGCCGGAACCAAGCAGACTATGCAGCCGGTAGCAGCTTCTGTTTACCGAGGTATAGGCACCGTGGAGAAAGTGACGCCTAAAGCATTAACGCTTTCGCACAAGCCCATTCCAGAGCTTGAATGGGGTGCGATGACGATGGATTTCAACAAGTTGCGTCCTGAGTTATTCGGCGAGATAAAAGCAGGACAGGAAGTTGAATTTTCCTTCAAGGAAAATGATGATGGTTACTTGCTGGAGACCGTCAAACCGTTCGGAGGCAAGCAATGA